Proteins from one Geomonas agri genomic window:
- a CDS encoding TIGR02530 family flagellar biosynthesis protein: MIDNSILFPQPIQAPVKPNQNGAKPAAKNTGSGTPFAQVLDQKLPGQPVRLSQHAQERLKSRGITLSDADMKQLEGAVDSVAQKGGKESLILMGDAALVVSVKNRTVVTAMDRQGMKGNVFTNIDSAVFF; the protein is encoded by the coding sequence ATGATCGACAACAGCATCTTGTTCCCCCAACCGATCCAGGCGCCGGTCAAGCCGAACCAGAATGGCGCCAAGCCGGCAGCCAAAAACACCGGCAGCGGCACCCCGTTCGCCCAGGTCCTGGACCAGAAACTGCCGGGGCAGCCGGTCAGGCTCTCCCAGCACGCCCAGGAACGGCTCAAGTCCCGCGGTATCACCCTCTCCGATGCCGACATGAAGCAGCTGGAAGGGGCGGTGGACAGCGTGGCGCAAAAGGGTGGCAAGGAATCGCTGATCCTGATGGGCGACGCGGCCCTGGTGGTGAGCGTCAAAAACCGGACAGTGGTGACCGCCATGGATCGTCAAGGGATGAAAGGGAACGTTTTCACCAACATCGACTCGGCAGTATTTTTCTAA
- a CDS encoding flagellar hook-basal body protein — MSVTSALFTGVSGLIQNGEAMNVIGNNISNVNTIGFKGARTLFSDMLSQNIGNGSQIGKGVQMQAVQNVFSQGSTQSSENVTDLAIQGTSFFALKPPTATSPVATQNAAYLSRAGAFQVDNNLTLVNPDGYQVLDTSGNPIKFLNTGTAPTTDFGKIISMDNSGLITYLATDGITQNYYNTSGAVGVAATPANAATVQRLAVVTASNPTALTKQGGALYQATAGAGVSGAAFSLAANTPNGVSEKILSNTLEQSNVDMASEFVKMIVTQRAYSANSKTITTTDQMTQEVLQLIR; from the coding sequence ATGAGTGTTACTTCCGCATTGTTTACTGGCGTTTCCGGTCTGATCCAAAACGGCGAAGCGATGAACGTCATCGGCAACAACATCTCCAACGTCAACACCATCGGTTTCAAAGGGGCGCGGACCCTCTTTTCCGACATGCTGTCCCAGAATATCGGCAACGGTTCCCAGATCGGTAAGGGCGTGCAGATGCAGGCGGTGCAGAACGTGTTCAGCCAGGGTTCGACCCAGAGCTCGGAGAACGTGACCGACCTCGCCATCCAGGGGACCAGCTTCTTCGCCCTCAAGCCGCCGACCGCAACCTCCCCGGTGGCGACCCAGAACGCCGCCTACCTCTCCCGCGCCGGCGCGTTCCAGGTGGACAACAACCTGACCCTGGTGAACCCGGACGGCTACCAGGTGCTGGACACCTCTGGTAACCCGATCAAGTTCCTGAACACCGGCACCGCGCCTACCACCGACTTCGGCAAGATCATCAGCATGGACAATTCCGGCCTGATCACCTATCTCGCCACCGACGGCATCACCCAGAACTACTACAACACCTCCGGCGCCGTCGGCGTCGCCGCCACCCCTGCCAACGCGGCCACCGTGCAGCGGCTGGCCGTGGTCACCGCATCCAACCCGACCGCACTGACCAAGCAGGGGGGGGCGCTGTACCAGGCCACCGCCGGGGCCGGCGTCTCCGGGGCTGCCTTCTCCCTGGCCGCCAACACGCCCAACGGCGTCAGCGAAAAGATCCTCTCCAACACCCTCGAGCAGAGTAACGTCGACATGGCGAGCGAATTCGTGAAGATGATCGTCACCCAGCGCGCCTACTCCGCCAACTCCAAGACCATCACCACCACGGACCAGATGACGCAGGAAGTCCTGCAGCTGATCCGCTAA